A region from the Diadema setosum chromosome 13, eeDiaSeto1, whole genome shotgun sequence genome encodes:
- the LOC140237222 gene encoding glycogen debranching enzyme-like yields the protein MPSMHFVHNEAPDPSTQGSTIIMASQVRKLILNEDEHKTTTLYRLRKGWILHFQLGPTLQARRVRVFTNHPAQGTGRAFNRREFYELPWEMASQSQCDTSERFCAVQLHLAGAFQYYFTVDDSTKEEGSGYFMVDPVLHVTSETDILPLDCITAQTVLTKSLGAFVTWEDRLRVAHETGYNVIHFTPIQELGASNSSYSIRNQRALNPSLDCNGNRVSLEDVRGLVTKMQNEWGVLSICDVVWNHTSFDSPWLREHPECAYNVQNSPHLRPAYVVDRILWHFTLEVADGKWAECGIPSFVDNEEQLHVIRHVLTHDVLPRYNMAEFYQVDVEKIVEEFRERAKGSKETFSQRDSTPWEVSIIQDPNYKRLGSTIDMNKAMANFNTDRPGAPDQESRIEQCCQELLGHLQRLNSHMAHEMEEDLRHAVNNLVSNVRYYHLEEGGPRFREVTREHPLVKKYFRHHGVDLDIESEEALMDTDKAPFLMVSNGWVMGDDPLKNFAESTSKVYLRRELINWGDSIKLRYGQTPEDCPFLWQHMLAYTRDVVSIFHGVRIDNCHSTPIHVAEYFLDEARKVRPDLYVMAELFTSSEYIDNMFINRLGISSLIREAMSAYNSREEGRLVYRYGGEPVGSFLQPAVRPLQPSIAHALFMDVTHDNPSPVEVRSVYDLLPSAALVSMACCAVGSTRGYDELVKEQIHVVKEKRLYTSWNESAADDSMSEVNFNHGILAAKKELNELHQSLGAQGYSQVYVDQVDENIVAVTRHCPSTHLSVILVARTAFQHPHNAHYTGHIPPLCVPGSVEEIILEARLVPKGGASQPPSQTHITGLSNYRLEMQTHVTLLNSEVCELLEHGSQAQATVQEIDFINFPPGSVIAFKVVPSPGARSALSTLRSCIAQFGYRVRTLSGNSTMTANSSNFHSIVDQLTLTDMNRVLFRCDGEERDDGKGSGAYNIPNFGPLIYCGLQGIMSVLADIRSKNDLGHPLCENLRQGDWMPGYVGNRLKLHPATKQLGLWFEKAFQPLTQIPRYLIPCYFDAILVGAYVVLLERSWKAMNSFVSGGSSFVRTLALGSVQMCGVVKTSPLPALSPSLDNVPTALDEETGKRVQSVPTMAAGLPHFASGFMRCWGRDTFIAMPGLLLVTSRHEEAKHLILAFAATLRHGLIPNLLGGGDHARFNCRDAIWFWLYCIQLYTKTVSNGLAILDCPVSRIFPTDNSEPLPPGFTEQKLSEVIQGAMQRHAEGVSYRERHAGQGLDRNMSDQGFNVTIGVDHTTGFPFGGSEWNCGTWMDKMGESDVADNRGHPATPRDGSPVEIVGLCKAAVRWLAALHKEGKFPYDGVTVRIEGKQSHKTYAEWDRMIQANFEKNFWIAADANKAANKLINRRGIYKDSVGASQFWADYQLRPNFPIAMVAAPELFTPSNAWTALNMVQKHLLGPLGMKTLDSSDWAYDGNYDNSYDGPNKKIARGWNYHQGPEWVWPMGYFLRAKLHFSRALPTSPTDLFEETVMFIRKTLVRHHVDIEASPWRGLPELTNKNGAVCKDGCPTQAWSMGCLLELMWDLDQALKQ from the exons ATGCCGTCCATGCACTTTGTACACAATGAGGCG CCCGACCCATCGACCCAGGGGTCCACCATCATAATGGCCAGCCAGGTCAGGAAACTGATTCTAAATGAGGATGAACACAAGACTACTACCCTCTACAGGCTCAGGAAAG GATGGATACTACACTTCCAGCTCGGCCCCACCCTCCAGGCCAGGCGGGTGCGGGTCTTCACCAACCACCCCGCCCAGGGGACGGGCCGCGCCTTCAACCGCAGGGAGTTCTACGAGCTGCCGTGGGAGATGGCCTCCCAGTCGCAGTGCGACACGTCGGAGCGTTTCTGCGCCGTCCAGCTGCATCTGGCTGGGGCTTTCCAGTACTACTTCACAGTTGATGACAG TACCAAAGAAGAGGGCTCAGGATACTTCATGGTTGATCCTGTCCTGCACGTTACCTCGGAAACAGACATCCTACCGCTGGACTGCATCACAGCCCAGACTGTGCTGACCAAGAGCCTGGGAGCCTTCGTCACCTGGGAGGACAGGCTGCGCGTGGCCCATGAGACGGGGTACAACGTCATCCACTTCACCCCCATCCAGGAGCTGGGCGCCTCCAACTCCTCCTATTCCATCCGCAACCAGCGCGCCCTCAACCCGTCGCTGGACTGCAACGGCAACCGCGTCTCCCTGGAGGATGTGCGCGGGCTGGTGACAAAGATGCAGAACGAGTGGGGCGTGCTGAGCATCTGTGACGTGGTCTGGAACCACACCTCCTTTGACAGCCCCTGGTTGCGGGAACACCCAGAGTGCGCCTACAACGTGCAAAACTCGCCACACCTGCGGCCGGCCTACGTCGTCGACCGCATCCTCTGGCACTTCACGCTGGAGGTCGCTGACGGCAAGTGGGCAGAGTGTGGCATCCCAAGTTTCGTCGACAACGAGGAACAGCTTCAT GTGATTAGGCATGTGCTGACCCATGATGTCTTACCCCGCTACAACATGGCGGAGTTCTACCAGGTGGATGTCGAGAAGATCGTGGAGGAGTTCAGGGAGAGAGCAAAGG GGTCAAAGGAGACGTTCTCCCAGAGAGACAGCACCCCTTGGGAAGTGTCGATCATACAGGATCCGAACTACAAGAGACTTGGTAGTACAATCGACATGAACAAGGCCATGGCCAACTTCAACACAGACAG ACCAGGAGCCCCTGACCAGGAGAGTCGGATAGAGCAGTGCTGCCAGGAGCTACTGGGCCACCTCCAGCGGCTCAACAGCCACATGGCCCACGAGATGGAAGAGGACCTCCGCCACGCTGTCAACAACCTCGTCTCCAACGTGCGTTACTACCACCTAGAGGAGGGGGGTCCCCGCTTCCGGGAGGTCACCCGAGAGCACCCTCTGGTCAAAAA GTACTTCCGTCACCACGGCGTGGATTTGGACATCGAGTCTGAAGAAGCGCTGATGGACACCGACAAGGCCCCGTTCCTCATGGTCTCTAATGGCTGGGTCATGGGGGATGACCCCCTCAAAAACTTTGCTGAGTCAACCTCAAAG GTGTATCTACGACGAGAGCTGATCAACTGGGGTGACAGCATCAAGCTGCGCTACGGGCAGACCCCGGAGGACTGCCCGTTTCTATGGCAACACATGCTGGCGTACACGCGGGATGTGGTCTCCATTTTCCATGGGGTTAGGATAGACAACTGCCACAGCACACCCATCCATGTAGCAGAG TACTTCCTTGATGAGGCTCGCAAGGTACGTCCCGACCTCTACGTCATGGCCGAACTCTTCACCTCCTCCGAGTACATTGACAATATGTTCATCAACAGGCTTGGCATTAGCTCACTAATCAGAG AGGCCATGAGTGCATACAACTCCAGAGAAGAAGGGAGACTGGTGTATCGCTATGGCGGGGAGCCAGTTGGGTCGTTCCTGCAACCTGCGGTGCGCCCTCTTCAGCCAAGCATCGCCCATGCCTTGTTTATGGACGTAACCCATGACAACCCATCTCCTGTCGAG GTGCGTTCAGTCTACGACCTCCTACCCAGCGCAGCCCTGGTGTCCATGGCCTGCTGTGCGGTAGGCTCCACCAGGGGGTATGATGAGCTTGTTAAGGAGCAG ATCCACGTGGTGAAGGAAAAGCGTCTGTACACGTCATGGAACGAAAGCGCCGCAGACGACAGCATGTCGGAGGTCAACTTCAACCATGGTATTCTGGCCGCTAAGAAAGAGTTGAACGAACTCCACCAGTCTCTTGGAGCTCAGGGCTACAGCCAG GTATATGTGGACCAGGTGGATGAGAACATTGTAGCGGTCACCCGTCACTGTCCCTCCACCCACCTGTCCGTGATCCTAGTCGCCAGGACGGCCTTCCAACATCCACACAATGCGCACTACACGGGGCATATACCACCGCTTTGTGTACCAG GCTCAGTTGAAGAGATCATCCTGGAGGCGAGACTGGTACCGAAGGGCGGGGCAAGCCAGCCGCCCTCCCAAACCCACATCACGGGTCTGTCCAACTACCGGCTTGAGATGCAGACCCATGTGACGCTGCTCAACAGTGAGGTCTGTGAGCTCTTGGAGCACGGCAGCCAAGCCCAGGCCACCGTCCAGGAGATTGACTTTATCAACTTCCCTCCCGGCAGCGTCATCGCTTTCAA GGTGGTACCTAGCCCTGGTGCCCGCTCTGCACTCTCCACCCTGCGGTCCTGCATCGCACAGTTCGGCTACCGCGTCAGGACGCTGAGCGGGAACAGCACCATGACGGCCAACAGCTCCAACTTCCACAGCATCGTGGATCAGCTCACACTGACGGACATGAACCGCGTCCTCTTCCGATGCGACGGGGAGGAGAGGGACGATGGCAAGGGGTCAGGGGCATACAATATACCAAACTTTGGACCACTGATATACTGTGGTTTACAAG GAATCATGTCGGTCCTGGCCGACATCCGCAGCAAGAATGACCTGGGTCACCCCTTGTGTGAAAACCTCAGGCAGGGTGACTGGATGCCTGGCTACGTTGGCAACCGTCTCAAGCTCCACCCGGCAACCAAACAG CTGGGACTCTGGTTTGAGAAGGCGTTCCAACCCCTGACCCAGATCCCGCGGTATCTCATCCCCTGCTACTTCGATGCCATCTTGGTGGGGGCGTACGTCGTCTTACTGGAGCGCAGCTGGAAAGCCATGAACAG TTTCGTGTCAGGCGGTTCCTCCTTCGTGAGGACCCTCGCCCTCGGCTCAGTCCAGATGTGCGGCGTGGTGAAGACGTCGCCCCTGCCCGCCCTCTCCCCGTCCCTGGACAATGTCCCCACGGCTCTGGACGAGGAAACGGGGAAGCGGGTGCAGAGCGTGCCCACGATGGCTGCGGGCCTGCCCCACTTCGCCAGCGGCTTTATGCGCTGCTGGGGTCGCGACACCTTTATCGCCATGCCCGGGTTGCTGCTGGTCACCAGCAGACACGAGGAGGCCAA ACATCTCATCCTGGCCTTTGCCGCCACCCTGAGGCATGGCCTCATCCCCAATCTCCTGGGTGGGGGTGACCACGCCCGCTTCAACTGCCGGGATGCGATCTGGTTCTGGCTCTACTGCATCCAGCTCTACACCAAGACAGTGAGCAACGGCCTGGCCATCCTGGACTGCCCAGTCTCCCGGATCTTCCCGACTGACAATTCAGAGCCCCTCCCTCCTGGCTTCACG GAGCAAAAGCTGAGTGAGGTAATCCAGGGGGCAATGCAGAGGCACGCTGAGGGGGTCAGCTACCGGGAGAGGCACGCTGGACAGGGTCTGGACAGGAACATGTCTGACCAAG GGTTCAACGTGACCATTGGTGTGGATCACACTACCGGCTTTCCCTTCGGAGGAAGTGAGTGGAATTGTGGGACGTGGATGGACAAGATGGGCGAGTCAGACGTCGCCGACAACAGAGGGCACCCTGCAACTCCAAG AGACGGGTCACCGGTTGAGATAGTGGGCCTCTGCAAGGCAGCGGTCAGGTGGCTGGCAGCCCTTCACAAGGAGGGAAAGTTTCCCTATGATGGGGTTACTGTCAGGATAGAAG GCAAACAGTCCCACAAGACATATGCGGAGTGGGATCGCATGATTCAGGCCAACTTCGAGAAGAACTTCTGGATCGCGGCGGATGCCAACAAAGCTGCCAACAAGCTCATCAACCGGCGTGGCATTTACAAGGACAGCGTCGGCGCCTCTCAGTTTTGGGCGGACTACCAGCTGAGGCCCAACTTCCCCATCGCCATGGTTGCG GCCCCTGAATTGTTTACTCCTAGCAATGCTTGGACTGCTTTAAACATGGTGCAGAAACATCTTCTTGGGCCACTGGGCATGAAGACACTGGACTCAAG TGACTGGGCCTATGACGGTAACTATGACAACAGCTATGACGGTCCAAACAAGAAGATAGCCAGAGGCTGGAACTACCATCAGGGGCCT GAATGGGTGTGGCCCATGGGGTACTTCCTCCGG